From one Treponema denticola genomic stretch:
- a CDS encoding s-methyl-5-thioribose-1-phosphate isomerase: MSDIKKQPREDYNLGFILQYENVAWFDEECGEVRILDRRIYPEKKEFCICKIYEEVAKAIADMVTQSGGPFSAAAMGMALAAYQGKNLSKTAYLEFMKEAAYALSHARPTTSKAMELLTAESLSLFERLIQSGASSNEIITSLKQNAVEQNNVRYKKNAAAGSFFADLVPDGSSILTQCFGETTVGGYLRRFKETDKNIKVFCAETRPYFQGARLTASLAYDMGFDTTVITDNMIALLMSEKKINFCVSASDVISLDGSIINKIGTLQIAIAASYFGIPYYAIGFPDKNYVSAKEVKIEYRNPEEALYAMGKRTAILPDDFSPEHKNGLISGLYPAFDITPYELCAGIITDKGFFQPGS; encoded by the coding sequence ATGAGCGATATTAAAAAACAGCCGAGAGAAGATTATAACTTAGGCTTTATTTTGCAATATGAAAATGTTGCTTGGTTTGATGAAGAATGTGGAGAAGTGCGTATTTTAGACAGGCGTATTTATCCCGAAAAAAAAGAATTTTGTATATGTAAAATATATGAGGAAGTTGCAAAGGCTATTGCCGACATGGTAACCCAAAGCGGCGGGCCATTTTCAGCGGCTGCTATGGGTATGGCTCTTGCTGCCTATCAAGGAAAAAATCTTTCAAAAACGGCATACCTTGAGTTTATGAAAGAGGCAGCCTATGCTCTATCCCATGCCCGCCCTACCACAAGCAAGGCGATGGAGCTTCTTACAGCCGAATCATTGAGCCTCTTTGAAAGACTCATCCAAAGCGGAGCATCTTCAAATGAAATTATTACCTCCTTAAAACAAAATGCGGTGGAACAAAACAATGTCAGGTATAAAAAAAATGCGGCAGCCGGCTCTTTTTTTGCCGATTTGGTTCCTGACGGCTCTTCAATTTTAACCCAATGTTTCGGAGAGACTACAGTCGGAGGATATTTACGCAGGTTTAAAGAAACCGATAAAAATATCAAGGTTTTTTGTGCCGAAACCCGTCCATATTTTCAAGGAGCCCGATTGACCGCTTCTTTGGCCTATGACATGGGCTTTGACACTACCGTCATTACCGACAATATGATAGCCCTTTTAATGAGCGAAAAAAAGATTAACTTTTGTGTTTCAGCTTCCGATGTTATAAGCCTTGATGGTTCTATCATAAACAAGATAGGAACCCTTCAAATTGCTATAGCTGCAAGTTACTTTGGTATTCCTTATTATGCAATAGGCTTTCCCGATAAAAATTATGTTTCTGCAAAAGAAGTAAAAATTGAATATAGAAATCCCGAAGAAGCTCTTTATGCTATGGGAAAAAGAACTGCAATTTTACCGGATGATTTTAGCCCTGAACATAAGAACGGTTTAATCTCAGGGCTTTATCCTGCCTTTGATATAACGCCTTATGAACTTTGCGCAGGCATAATTACGGATAAAGGCTTTTTTCAACCCGGGAGCTAA
- a CDS encoding OmpL47-type beta-barrel domain-containing protein: protein MIKKIFFAALCSLLVVSAWAQAPSIVGTDYVRPAIHYVEEGTNYVNSDVFFKLRSADKETGLDFVEFALNGAAFMRYKNPFQLLEEGKYDISYRGFDNSGNLELPKTLSVIVDNTAPDTMIKTTAPLYNDGVVVYCSADTKWYVSAADIVGGSGVAAGYMGTDLNSLKMSGNGKESEQTYVSLDGEGPVNLYYTAIDNVGNLAPIKLLAVTIDRTAPVVSIANSNRLINKDEKYMVFPSDTVVDEEGRVIVSTSETVSFAAKDNLSGVDAIYVKVNDGEYTKYVEPIRFTQNAVYNIEVKAIDNVGNVSEPVMYTFYVDQITPNSDVDIIDRSGNLIPATTPANAQ, encoded by the coding sequence GCCTTATGTTCACTTTTAGTTGTTTCAGCTTGGGCACAGGCTCCCTCTATTGTAGGAACAGACTATGTCCGCCCCGCAATTCACTATGTTGAAGAAGGCACCAACTATGTAAACAGTGATGTCTTTTTTAAACTAAGATCAGCCGATAAAGAAACCGGTCTTGACTTTGTAGAATTTGCCTTAAATGGTGCAGCCTTTATGAGATACAAGAACCCCTTCCAACTTCTCGAAGAAGGGAAATATGATATTTCATACAGAGGATTTGATAACAGCGGAAATCTGGAATTGCCCAAAACTTTGTCGGTAATCGTAGACAATACGGCTCCTGATACAATGATCAAGACAACAGCACCTTTGTACAATGACGGTGTAGTAGTTTATTGCTCAGCCGATACAAAGTGGTATGTTTCTGCAGCCGACATAGTCGGAGGATCAGGTGTAGCAGCCGGTTATATGGGAACGGATCTTAACTCTCTTAAAATGTCCGGAAACGGAAAAGAATCGGAGCAGACCTATGTTTCTTTAGATGGTGAAGGACCTGTAAACCTTTATTACACAGCTATTGACAATGTAGGAAACCTTGCTCCTATTAAGTTACTCGCAGTTACTATCGACAGAACAGCACCCGTTGTAAGCATTGCAAATTCAAACCGTCTTATCAACAAGGACGAGAAGTACATGGTATTCCCCAGCGATACTGTTGTAGATGAAGAAGGCAGAGTTATAGTTTCTACAAGTGAAACCGTTTCATTTGCAGCAAAAGATAACCTTTCAGGCGTTGACGCAATTTATGTAAAAGTAAATGACGGAGAATATACCAAGTATGTAGAACCGATCAGATTTACACAAAATGCAGTTTACAACATCGAAGTTAAGGCTATCGATAATGTAGGCAATGTTTCTGAGCCTGTTATGTACACATTCTATGTTGATCAGATTACACCTAATTCGGATGTTGATATAATCGACAGGTCCGGGAATCTTATTCCGGCCACAACCCCCGCAAATGCCCAGTAA